One part of the Desulfonema ishimotonii genome encodes these proteins:
- a CDS encoding transporter substrate-binding domain-containing protein has translation MKQITVAILLLLCSTCAFADESGVLVVGVKPAPPFVEIDAQGRIEGFSVDLIAGLAGHLDPPRRVRFHTDPDIPSHLASLREGKADLGIAATTITADREQWLETSVPFYKADLAILVAVQESRMSIMMDFFTSKDFCLFLFSIFCFVFLTGNLIWFAEREDNFSKNYIRGVIQGMLWVVVTVTTVGYKDLYPKSAVGRLLAVLVMVLGIALFAISVAYLTSTLTVQQLRYAIAGPEDLYKHTVAVVEKTNTVTVLKRMGLGWKHQKPVKDLNQALEMLKSGQVQAVIHDRPMLQYLIRNEERGKFVILDQGFAPVYYGIFFPENSPLRKPFNLALLRAMEGGQDSYYYKLRRKWFGR, from the coding sequence ATGAAGCAAATTACTGTTGCCATTCTGTTGTTACTGTGTTCAACGTGTGCATTTGCAGATGAATCCGGGGTGCTTGTTGTCGGCGTGAAACCCGCGCCCCCCTTTGTGGAGATTGATGCTCAGGGGCGCATTGAAGGGTTCTCCGTCGATCTGATTGCCGGGCTGGCCGGGCATCTGGACCCCCCCCGGCGCGTCCGGTTTCACACAGACCCGGACATCCCATCCCATCTGGCGAGCCTGCGGGAAGGAAAGGCGGACCTGGGCATCGCCGCCACCACCATCACTGCGGACCGGGAACAATGGCTGGAAACCTCGGTCCCCTTTTACAAGGCCGATCTGGCAATACTTGTGGCCGTGCAGGAAAGCCGCATGAGTATTATGATGGACTTTTTCACCTCAAAGGACTTCTGCCTTTTCCTGTTCAGCATCTTCTGCTTTGTCTTTCTCACCGGCAACCTGATCTGGTTTGCCGAGCGGGAGGACAATTTTTCAAAAAATTACATCCGCGGCGTGATTCAGGGCATGTTATGGGTGGTGGTGACCGTAACGACCGTGGGATATAAGGATCTGTATCCCAAAAGTGCGGTCGGTCGGCTGCTGGCGGTTCTGGTGATGGTGCTGGGAATCGCCCTGTTTGCCATTTCCGTTGCCTATCTGACCTCTACGCTGACGGTGCAGCAGCTCCGATATGCCATTGCCGGGCCGGAAGATCTGTATAAACACACGGTCGCCGTGGTTGAGAAAACCAATACGGTGACGGTGCTGAAACGCATGGGACTGGGATGGAAACACCAGAAGCCCGTAAAAGATCTGAATCAGGCCCTTGAAATGCTGAAATCCGGCCAGGTGCAGGCTGTGATTCACGACCGGCCCATGCTTCAGTATCTGATCCGAAATGAGGAGCGGGGGAAATTTGTCATCCTGGATCAGGGGTTTGCTCCGGTTTACTACGGCATTTTTTTCCCCGAAAACAGTCCCCTGCGAAAACCGTTCAACCTGGCCCTGCTCCGGGCGATGGAGGGCGGGCAGGATTCATATTATTACAAACTCCGGCGAAAGTGGTTTGGCCGGTGA